The Anguilla anguilla isolate fAngAng1 chromosome 2, fAngAng1.pri, whole genome shotgun sequence genome contains the following window.
GCTGTGAAGTTATTCCCCCCACCTCCATATCCCTTGCTAGATATTGACCAACCCCCACATCCACACCCCCAGCTAGCGTCCGCTCAGGCAGGACCTCGCTGTGCTGTCCTGACAGGGGGGTCGGTGTGGTAACACCTCAGCACAGAGGCCTGCTCGCTGCTCCGCTAGCCACTTTCGGGGTCCAGTTTTGAAGGGCGGCTAGTTGCCTGTTTTGGTGCTAAGTCATTTGCGTATCAGGCTTTTCATTGATTGTTCCCTCCAAGGATCAAAGCCGGGCCAGAGCTATTAAAGGGAATCTGCCGACAATGCAATAAAGACGTTACTGAGCTTTATATACTGGTATATATGTGCTGCCCGTCAATCTAAATGAACAAACAAGTACTGTTTTTCAATGGAAGGGAATATGTGTACTAAACTGATCCAAGCAACACATCGTCTGCCGAGTTTTTGATGGACCCCTGCCACGTCACCAACATAGAGAGTAAATAATGTGTTGCAATGGGTGAAGAGGCCAAGGATGGACAGGATCGAGATATTTTCACACTATGGTGTACAAGAAGTACACAAAGTCATTAAAACAACACCTTCACTTAAATGGCCTTATTCATTTTGACACCTCAGTGTGTCTTActatttgaaattgaattgccaatgtatttttatacaagTATTTTCCCCGGGCGTGATGCTCCTACTATTTCACAATGAAGTCGGGCAGAACTACCAcactttttgtttaaaaaaaataatgaaatctgaCAATTGTACatagtataatttattttgttgaaattgATGTATATTGTTGGTAATGTTAATTTATCTGTTATGCCTCATAGTGTCACAGTACAGGACCCCTTGGCCCGAGGCGCTCTATCAGTCTGAGTGTTCCTTGTGTATAGAACAGGTTTTTATTAATAAACGTGGAATACAGAACatgttttgtaattgtaattattgGTCTATTGGTAACTAGTTTTTTTGTCTTGGAAACATTCAATAACTGCTTTTTGCTTGGTCCTCTCTAACTCAGTCTGtaccaaaacataaaaatgttccTTTGTCTTTATATTTCAGACCTttgggtgatttaaaaaaaccttttgataGGAGATTGCTAAACAGAGTGCAGGGTACACTCCGCTGTCCTGGTTTAGCGTTCTACTGTGTGTTGATAGGGTTTATACAAAGGTCTTTCAACTCTGACATGCATGTAAAGTATATGCACCCTCACTGGTTAATGTTTTATCTTGGAAGTTCTCAGATTTCACTTGGTAAGGTATGGTAAGGTCAATTCAATTGAATCTGCCATCTGTGTCATAATAGTCTGTCACAATGCACCATTTTTACTGTTGaactattatatatatatatatatatatatatatatatatatatactgtatgtacacatacatacatacatacacactgtgaAACCCTAAATATTTGGGCACTGGCTCTGTAATTAAGCCTTAAATTTTAAGGGTACCCATATCCAGTGATGAAGGAACTACTacccttttatacatagtccctctATTTTAGGGggccaaaagtaattggacaacaTGATCTTAAATTCCCCATACTCTCAGTACATTTTCAGGCATAGGCTAGAGAAACAAACATCTCTTCTACCATGAGGGAAATATCGAGTCAGATCTGACAGGGTTTTAGTCGTTACTTGTTTCTGCAGTGTTAAGGCATTGAAAATGGCCAAATATTTGTTGAATTATTGTTCAAGGCATGAATCTGATGACACCCACCACTGAATTTGAACCAGTATTGAATTTGTCTTTCCACTTGCACTCAGAGATAAGAAGCAAATGCTTTTTGTTGTATTCTGTTGCCAGAtgtgttttcttaaattattttgcgCTTCAGACTCAAAACAAATTCCAAATCCTTTATGCTTTCATGAGCGCACCCAAAATTCACTGCGAACTAATAACTAGGGCTTTGTCAGTCTTGAAAATACACCCCAGCCTTTcagattggttaaaatgtattaccatCAGCTAAAATAAATCTGGTTTAAGGACATTTATGATTTTATCACTTAATCCTTCATGAAACTGCATTGCAAGCTTCATTTATTGTAAGAAGTTGCAAAATTTACAATAATGCTCATTGTTGCTCTCTGGTTCTGTTCATACTTCCTTTATCTGTAGAAAAGTGTATATTCATTGTACACTCgttggaatttattttaaaaaagtgaaattcttGCACGAGAATTCTTACTGACAATAACGCGTTCTAGAAGTTGTGGTCTGCATACTCTCTGAAGCTCATCGATGGAGCTTCTCTATTTTCCTTAATGTTTACCATGACACTGGGCCAAGTTCCAAGACACTTAATATACTCACTTGAAATTGTATTTCCCTCCCAGTTACAATGTAATTATGATCCTTTATTGCAGTTGCCTGAGATGTAttgtgtaaaatacaaaatgacacTGACTTGACCTGAAACCCATGGAATCCAAACTCTTGTTCTAAGCACTATAAGTAACTTAAACTACCTGTAGTTGCATTCATGTAcagttttttaaacatatttttccacaaaatagctataaaaaatacagttgtgaatatgcatttatactgagagaaaaaaaaacttgtggaAATGAAAAGGTCAATTGTGTAACAGGTTTGTgggtgaagtttttttttggcaggaaaaGGATAGAGAGTAAAGACAGACCTAACTGGTCATTGACACACACTATCCACTCTGTCAGTGGCTGCCTAAGAGGCTCTGATGACGACTGCTGGAACTGCAGGTAAGACAGTGCAGCATGGGTGGAAGGGGGTGAGGGTCAGAGATTCTGACTGTGTTGAAAGATAAAGCAACTAAAAAACGAATGTCATGAGggagtaacattaaaatgtgtgcactGCGCCCATTTCAGGGAATGCAGAATCCGGGAATTCAGGGTCGTCAGTGTCCTGTGTAAACGTCTTTTACCGAATGCTTGCAACAAACAGACCAACCTGTCATATATATAAAATAGCCATATTTGGTATGTAGTGCACTGTGTGTAACTAAGTGTAACTTAATTTTGGTGATGAGAGAATGAGTCATGGTTTGGATATGTACCTTCTATTCTAactccaaaatgtgaaaatattaccTAAGTGCGTAAAAGCTTGTTGGAACCGCTTTCcaagaaataaatgtatttgcattaaCTTGATATTTACATAGTATTCCAGCAAACCAATGCAAATATGGAATCTTGCACATAGGCGAGTATACCTCCTTTAGTCAGCACTTTATTAGATGTGATAAGACTAGCTAAGAATAAACTATTTGAACCATCCTCAACATTCTTTTCTAAACATTTGTTCCACATGTACATGATAATAATTGTTTAAATACTGGTTTGAACATTATTTTCATCCAGCACTGAAGTAAAATCCAGGTGTGTGTATAATTGTCTTCAACTGTTATGTCCACTCAGGTAGGATGAATTCCCCTGTGCTGGCGCTGTGGGTGTTGGGAGTACTGCAAGCCCTGCATGGGTTGCCAGACACTACGCTTTGGGACAACTCTCCCCCCTGTTCCTTGGGCTGCACCTGTCTGAATGATGACTACAGatcagagctcagtgtgcaCTGCAGCGCTCGTAACCTCACACATCTTCCCTCTGATATACCATCTGCCACACACTCGTTATGGCTGGACAGCAACCGTTTCACCACCCTTCCTGCTTCTCCCTTCAAGCACCTGAGCACTCTGGACTTCTTGAACCTGCAGAGCGGTCAGCTATCCTCTGTTGACGCACAGGTCTTTCAAGGACTGCATTCTTTAGCTCACCTTCATCTGGAACGCAACCGTCTGCAATCCCTCCCCTCCACAGTCTTCAAAAACACGCCCAAGCTTTCCTCCCTCAACCTGAACAACAACCACCTGTTGCGCATAGAGGAAAAGCTGTTCACTGGCCTCTCGAATATGTGGCTCCTTAACCTGGGCTGGAACTCACTAGTAGTGCTGCCTGAAAACTGTTTTCAGGACCTACACGGCCTTCGGGAGCTGGTGCTAGCTGGAAATAGGCTTGCTTATCTGCAGCCATCACTCTTCCAGGGCCTATCTCAGCTCAAAGAATTGGATCTTACAGGAAATGACCTGAAGGTTATCAAGGCTAATGTTTTCCTAAAGCTACCAAAGCTTCAGAAGCTCTATTTGGCCCAGAACCAGATTGTTACATTGGCACCCAAAGCTTTCATAGATGTGAAGTCTCTGCGCTGGTTGGACCTCTCCAACAATCGACTCTGTGGGCTTCATGAAGACACCTTTCTGGGTCTTCACAGCCTCCTAGTGCTGAGGCTGTTCAACAACTCTATCAGCAGCCTACGGCCCGGGACTTTCCGCGAACTCCATTTCCTTGAAGAGCTACGtctaagcaaaaacaaaatcaaagttCTTGGGGACAGGATCTTTGAGGGACTGAGTCACCTTGAGATGCTGGAGTTGAAAGACAACCAGGTGCAGGAAGCATACATAGGTACCTTTGTGGGTCTGTCTGATCTGGCTGTGATCAACCTGTCTGGCAACTGTTTCTTGACCCTACCAGACAAGATTTTTAAAGGACTGTCCCAGCTCCACAGTCTCCACCTGGACAGAGGCTGCCTCACCAAAATCACCCGCCTGGCTTTTGTTGGTCTGACAGGGCTGCGCCGCCTCTTCTTGCAGCACAACAACATCTCTGTGGTGGAGCACCAGAGCTTCATGGAACTCCAAGGCCTACAGCAGCTTGACCTCAGGTTCAACAAACTGCTATCTCTGTTCTCCTATACCTTCTATGGCCTGAAAAAACTTGACT
Protein-coding sequences here:
- the LOC118221917 gene encoding insulin-like growth factor-binding protein complex acid labile subunit translates to MTTAGTAGRMNSPVLALWVLGVLQALHGLPDTTLWDNSPPCSLGCTCLNDDYRSELSVHCSARNLTHLPSDIPSATHSLWLDSNRFTTLPASPFKHLSTLDFLNLQSGQLSSVDAQVFQGLHSLAHLHLERNRLQSLPSTVFKNTPKLSSLNLNNNHLLRIEEKLFTGLSNMWLLNLGWNSLVVLPENCFQDLHGLRELVLAGNRLAYLQPSLFQGLSQLKELDLTGNDLKVIKANVFLKLPKLQKLYLAQNQIVTLAPKAFIDVKSLRWLDLSNNRLCGLHEDTFLGLHSLLVLRLFNNSISSLRPGTFRELHFLEELRLSKNKIKVLGDRIFEGLSHLEMLELKDNQVQEAYIGTFVGLSDLAVINLSGNCFLTLPDKIFKGLSQLHSLHLDRGCLTKITRLAFVGLTGLRRLFLQHNNISVVEHQSFMELQGLQQLDLRFNKLLSLFSYTFYGLKKLDYLLLSGNQLQQLPKEVLLPLKHLSWLDLSGNSLECLQNGTMQLLPRLRYLNLKDNLLSSIPPEIPDSLDQLWLTGNRWNCDCNILPLKAYSLSRPQVVPRQVETLVVGEEPYMVVHVNNNITCSSPPSLAGIDLRDVSGKLFQNC